A region of the Pseudomonadota bacterium genome:
ATGGGAAATCCCATCCTGATGAAAAATGGTGGCTCGATCTGGAGAGCGTGGGAGAGGTAATGCAGGCCGCCGGCTCAAAAAAATTGTAAGACAGCTTTTTCATTCATCAAAAACCACCAAGCCCGTCATGTCCTCTATGTTATCTCATGGGGTGCACTTTGTAGTTGAATTCGCCACACTAATTTGGTTCTGAGATTCGTCACAAATGAAGATTAAAGGGCGTTTTGCTCCCTGTCAACGTATTACAGCAATTATCGTAATTAACCTACATACATTGTAGTAGATGTCCTACATACAATAAATTTTAATTGTTATACGATGTTAAATAATTCTGATAAAGCAGGGTATCCAGAAAATTTTATGGAGGTTTTTTTATGAAAATCAAACACATTATGATGATTAATTTTTTCTTAATTTTTCTGACAATGGTGGTCCCTGTCGAATCAAATGCCAACCTTATCACTAATGGCGATTTTGAGAATGATTACAGTTTTTGGACACCCAGCCATATCGATGGTTCAGGAGGTCACAGAGACTGGGGTGGTGTACATGGAGGATTCTTTCTTTTGAATGATGGCGGAAGTCCCGAGTCAGACCCTGCTATCTCACAGACTATTTACGGGCTCCAGGTAGGGAAAACATATACTGTAAAATGGGATCAACTTTATCATTATCCTGACTACCCGGGCGATATTGGATTCGGGGTTTTTTTGAACAATCAACCTGAAAACCCTATTGCCCTCAACGGCTCTACTGCTCTTGATATATGGCAGACTTTTTCAACGACCTTCAATGCTGCCGGAACTTCAGCCGTGCTTTATTTTGCAGCCGAACTGGATCAAAGGACCCCTGGAGTATTTACGCGAACCGACATGGGTTATGGTATTGATAATGTGTCAGTAACAATGGCACCTGTGCCCCTTCCTTCAGCATTGCTTCTTTTTGCTCCCGGCCTTGCCGGTCTTGCAGCAATAAGGAGAAGATTCACAAAATAATCATAAACGATCAATTATCAAGGCAGGGTCTAAATGGCCCTGCCTTTTTTATTCGTCTGATCTTCTCCCCTTCTGCTATTAGACGAATGGATTCTTCATAATATTACAATAATTGTCGTATTTAACCTACTCCAATTGTAGTACATATCCTACAGACAATTTGCTAATTGGGCGGTAAAATTTTCAATTATTAAAGAAGCGAGTTCTTATCGTAAAAAAAGGAGGGTGTTATGAAAAAAACGATAGAAGTTGCTGTCGTATTGTTTGTTTTGACCCTGTTTGCCGGAAGTGCCTTCGGTTATGTTACCTATGTGCCTTCTAATTATTTGGTTCAGTTCGATGATGCCGAACCAGGCCTTACGATAATAACCTATAAGGATGGTCAAGAGATTCAAAGATTACCCTTTGAGAATGAGCATTATGTAGGGGGCTACGGCCTTTGGCATGGAGCATTCACCTCGAATGTGTCTATCAAGACAAATATTTATGAACCAAACGGCCGTACATTGAGCGATACATGGGAGATTAGCGGCGTTGCAAACCAGAACACTGTTATGATCGCATTTTTCTCCGATACAGAAGGCGGGCCCGGCCTCACGCCGCTACAATATGGGTATCCAATTGATGAAACGGGCGATTGGCAGACAGTCGGATATTTTTCTGTAAGCAATGGCGATACGTATACATGGCAATTCAGGTCTGATGTGTCGGAGGTTCCGCTACCAGCCACCATTCTCCTTTTTGCCCCCG
Encoded here:
- a CDS encoding carbohydrate binding domain-containing protein, whose protein sequence is MKIKHIMMINFFLIFLTMVVPVESNANLITNGDFENDYSFWTPSHIDGSGGHRDWGGVHGGFFLLNDGGSPESDPAISQTIYGLQVGKTYTVKWDQLYHYPDYPGDIGFGVFLNNQPENPIALNGSTALDIWQTFSTTFNAAGTSAVLYFAAELDQRTPGVFTRTDMGYGIDNVSVTMAPVPLPSALLLFAPGLAGLAAIRRRFTK